In the genome of Segatella copri, one region contains:
- a CDS encoding DUF3408 domain-containing protein, which translates to MARTKDVVLAPGQKELMEKEYLDFVNPSTYGNKANPSSCNSLYDDVENPELRAIVEKVAATTPYREETSTNEAQSPPNPQKRISGKQRKATLEEYQQTFLQVPRIDDRKPVFVSSDVRDRLDRVVRILGGRRMSVSGIIENIVRHHLSLYEEDFEAWRKL; encoded by the coding sequence ATGGCAAGAACAAAAGATGTAGTCTTGGCTCCTGGGCAAAAGGAGCTGATGGAAAAAGAGTATTTGGATTTTGTTAACCCATCTACGTATGGCAACAAAGCCAATCCAAGTAGTTGTAATTCTCTCTATGATGATGTAGAGAACCCAGAGTTGAGAGCAATTGTAGAGAAAGTTGCTGCAACAACTCCCTATAGAGAGGAAACATCAACGAACGAGGCTCAATCGCCACCGAATCCGCAGAAGCGCATCAGTGGCAAGCAGCGCAAGGCGACATTGGAGGAGTATCAGCAGACCTTCCTCCAGGTTCCAAGGATTGACGACCGCAAGCCAGTCTTCGTCAGTTCCGATGTACGAGACCGTCTTGATCGTGTCGTCCGCATCCTCGGAGGGAGACGCATGAGCGTATCGGGCATCATCGAGAACATCGTGCGCCACCACCTAAGCCTTTATGAAGAGGACTTCGAGGCTTGGCGCAAATTGTGA
- a CDS encoding site-specific integrase — MKVEKFKVLLYLKKSGLDKNGKAPIMGRITLNRTMAQFGCKLSCTPKLWNPRESRLDGKSKEAVEVNAKIDKLLLAINSAYESLVERKTDFDAKAIKDLFQCSADTQMTLLKQLDAIIADIESRIGIDYKKGTLPNYQYTRLTLVLFVKKRYGTDDVAFGELDEQFIREYMDFCLDERGLALDTVRHYLAILKKTCRIAFKAGHSERYHFMHFKLPQKKENPPKALTREDFLKIRDLEIPERRKSLALTRDLFLFACYTGTAYADTVSITEENLFRDEEGSLWLKYHRKKNKMLARVKLLPEALAMLEKYKDPTRPTLLPPQEFRVLRGNMKSLRVLSGISMDLVYHVGRHSFASLVTLEEGVPIETISRMLGHNNIQTTQIYARVTPKKLFEDMDKFIEANKDFKFVL; from the coding sequence ATGAAAGTTGAAAAATTCAAGGTGCTGCTCTACCTCAAAAAGAGCGGATTGGACAAGAACGGTAAGGCTCCCATCATGGGACGCATCACCCTCAACCGAACAATGGCGCAGTTCGGTTGCAAGTTGTCATGTACGCCAAAGTTATGGAATCCACGTGAGAGCAGACTTGACGGCAAGAGCAAGGAGGCTGTGGAAGTGAACGCCAAGATTGACAAGCTGTTGCTGGCAATAAACTCAGCCTACGAGTCACTTGTGGAGCGCAAGACGGATTTTGACGCAAAGGCGATAAAGGATCTGTTTCAATGCAGTGCAGACACTCAGATGACCTTGTTGAAGCAGCTTGACGCCATCATTGCGGACATTGAGTCAAGAATCGGCATCGACTACAAGAAAGGCACGCTGCCAAACTACCAGTACACTCGCCTGACATTGGTATTGTTCGTCAAGAAGCGTTATGGAACTGACGATGTGGCATTCGGTGAGCTTGACGAGCAGTTTATCCGTGAGTACATGGACTTTTGCTTGGACGAGAGAGGTCTTGCACTTGATACAGTCCGCCACTATCTCGCCATCTTGAAGAAGACCTGCCGAATAGCTTTCAAGGCAGGACACTCCGAGCGTTATCATTTCATGCACTTCAAGCTACCTCAAAAGAAAGAGAATCCACCAAAGGCATTGACACGTGAGGACTTCCTGAAAATTCGTGACCTCGAAATACCAGAGCGAAGAAAATCGTTGGCTTTGACCCGTGACCTTTTTCTTTTCGCTTGCTATACAGGCACGGCTTATGCCGATACTGTTTCTATCACGGAAGAAAACCTCTTTCGTGATGAGGAGGGCAGCCTTTGGCTGAAATACCACAGAAAGAAGAACAAGATGCTTGCACGTGTGAAGCTGCTGCCAGAGGCGCTTGCCATGTTGGAGAAATACAAAGACCCGACAAGACCTACTCTTTTACCGCCACAGGAATTTCGAGTGTTGAGAGGTAACATGAAAAGTCTCCGAGTACTATCTGGCATAAGTATGGATTTGGTCTATCATGTTGGACGGCACAGTTTCGCATCGCTCGTTACGCTCGAAGAAGGTGTTCCAATAGAGACTATCAGCAGAATGCTTGGTCACAACAACATTCAGACCACGCAAATCTATGCACGTGTCACCCCGAAAAAGCTATTTGAGGATATGGATAAGTTCATCGAAGCCAACAAGGACTTCAAGTTTGTCCTGTAA
- a CDS encoding site-specific integrase, producing MRSTYKQFYYINRGRVKADGTTSIFCRITIGGKVSAIATGLYCAPEEWDTKKGEAKNARVNGQLQAFRLRIDEAYEQATKEKGIVTAEILKNVIVDANTIPMTLLATGEEERERLRLRSIRINSTSSYRQSKTSQLNLREFIGLRGMNDIAFEDLTEEFGKSYKLFLIGKGYSASNTNHNLCWLQRLVYIAVDRGLLKFNPLEDVGYEKKGSPKRRHISRNDLLLIMETPMEDKALELARRMFVFSSLTGLAYVDLRNLYPHHIGMTADGRKYIREKRAKTNNEAFIPLHPIAEQIMSLYNTADDSKPVFPLSSRDSMWFEFHSLGVALGINENLTAHVARHTFGVNMVTSGISMESIAKMMGHSNLRSTQIYAVITDNKISIDMDKLMQRRKTKETDQKRNKEDEK from the coding sequence ATGAGAAGTACATACAAGCAGTTTTATTATATCAACCGTGGCAGAGTAAAGGCAGACGGAACCACATCTATATTTTGCCGTATCACGATTGGCGGCAAAGTGTCAGCCATAGCAACAGGTCTTTACTGTGCTCCCGAAGAATGGGACACGAAAAAAGGTGAAGCCAAGAATGCAAGAGTGAACGGACAACTGCAAGCGTTCAGACTAAGAATTGACGAAGCCTACGAGCAGGCAACAAAGGAAAAGGGCATCGTTACCGCCGAGATTCTGAAGAATGTTATTGTTGATGCAAATACTATCCCGATGACATTGCTTGCCACTGGCGAGGAGGAGCGTGAACGCCTTAGGCTGCGCTCCATCCGTATTAACTCAACATCTTCTTATCGCCAATCTAAGACATCGCAGCTCAACTTGCGAGAGTTCATCGGGTTACGAGGAATGAATGACATTGCATTTGAAGATTTGACTGAGGAATTTGGCAAATCTTATAAGTTGTTCTTGATTGGCAAAGGGTATAGTGCATCCAATACGAACCATAATCTTTGTTGGTTGCAACGCTTGGTTTATATCGCTGTTGACAGAGGTCTGCTGAAATTCAATCCATTGGAAGATGTCGGATATGAAAAGAAAGGCTCACCAAAGCGTAGACATATATCCAGAAATGACTTGCTGCTCATTATGGAGACTCCTATGGAGGATAAGGCTTTGGAGTTGGCACGCAGAATGTTTGTTTTCTCCAGCCTTACAGGTTTGGCTTATGTCGATTTACGTAACCTGTATCCACACCATATCGGGATGACGGCAGACGGTAGAAAATACATCCGTGAGAAAAGAGCAAAGACCAACAACGAAGCGTTCATTCCCTTGCATCCGATAGCTGAACAAATAATGTCGCTATACAATACAGCGGATGATAGCAAACCTGTTTTCCCTCTTTCTTCACGTGATTCCATGTGGTTTGAATTTCATTCACTCGGTGTGGCTTTGGGTATCAATGAGAACCTTACCGCACACGTTGCAAGACATACATTCGGAGTAAACATGGTTACTTCGGGCATATCAATGGAAAGCATCGCCAAGATGATGGGGCATTCCAACCTGCGAAGCACCCAAATCTATGCCGTTATCACCGATAACAAGATTTCCATAGACATGGACAAACTGATGCAACGCAGAAAAACAAAAGAAACTGACCAAAAGAGAAATAAGGAGGACGAAAAATGA
- a CDS encoding helix-turn-helix domain-containing protein, translating into MGFIVFEEEAFNYLDAQLENFVKRMDRIRERSEDKTMNKWLDTQDVCQTLNICPRTVQTLRDNGTLAYTQISHKTYYKPEDVMAIVAVVEDKKKDMRFRKRTG; encoded by the coding sequence ATGGGATTCATCGTATTCGAGGAAGAGGCATTCAACTATCTTGATGCCCAGTTGGAGAACTTCGTGAAGCGCATGGACAGAATCCGTGAGCGCAGTGAGGACAAGACCATGAACAAGTGGCTCGACACGCAGGACGTGTGTCAGACGCTCAACATCTGCCCACGGACAGTGCAGACGCTTCGGGACAACGGAACTTTGGCTTATACGCAAATCAGCCACAAGACCTACTACAAGCCGGAGGACGTGATGGCTATCGTAGCAGTAGTGGAGGACAAGAAAAAGGACATGCGTTTTCGCAAGCGCACAGGTTAG
- a CDS encoding helix-turn-helix domain-containing protein: protein MSNEVMTRNSEWMNHIVNHLNRMVDNFERAVMNYRPMLGGERFMTDKELCARLQLSRRTLQDYRNNGVIPYIQLGGKILYRESDIQKILMANYREAYRMKGL, encoded by the coding sequence ATGAGCAATGAAGTAATGACAAGAAACAGCGAGTGGATGAACCACATCGTGAACCACCTCAACCGAATGGTTGACAATTTTGAACGTGCCGTGATGAACTACCGCCCCATGCTTGGCGGTGAGCGCTTCATGACGGACAAGGAGCTTTGTGCCAGGCTGCAACTGAGCCGAAGAACCCTGCAGGACTACCGAAACAACGGTGTCATCCCGTATATCCAGCTTGGCGGAAAGATACTCTACCGCGAGTCCGACATTCAGAAGATTCTGATGGCTAACTATCGTGAGGCGTACAGAATGAAGGGCTTGTAG